Proteins encoded together in one Aminipila butyrica window:
- the cysD gene encoding sulfate adenylyltransferase subunit CysD — MLTHLNKLEAEAIYIFREVAAECEKPVMLYSIGKDSSVMLHLALKAFYPEKPPFPFLHIDTSWKFREMIEFRDRRAKELGINMLVYRNEEAIAQGINPFDHGAAYTDIMKTQALKEALTTYQFTAAFGGGRRDEEKSRAKERIFSFRNEHHAWDPKNQRPEMWKLYNTQLYKGESMRVFPISNWTEKDIWQYIQQEEIDIVPLYFAKERPVVYRDGNLIMVDDDRMRLLPGEKPELKKVRFRTLGCYPLTGGVESHAETLDEVITETLAAATSERTSRVIDKEAAGSMERRKREGYF; from the coding sequence GTGTTGACACATTTAAATAAACTGGAAGCCGAAGCGATTTATATCTTTCGGGAAGTAGCCGCCGAGTGTGAGAAGCCGGTCATGCTCTATTCCATCGGCAAAGATTCCTCGGTTATGCTGCATCTGGCTTTGAAGGCTTTTTATCCTGAAAAGCCGCCTTTCCCGTTTTTACATATTGATACAAGCTGGAAGTTTCGCGAGATGATAGAGTTCCGAGACAGACGGGCGAAGGAATTGGGAATTAATATGTTGGTTTATCGGAACGAGGAAGCCATTGCCCAGGGCATTAATCCGTTTGACCATGGGGCCGCATATACCGATATTATGAAAACTCAGGCTCTCAAGGAAGCACTGACGACCTATCAGTTTACGGCAGCTTTCGGTGGAGGACGGCGAGACGAGGAAAAATCCCGTGCTAAAGAACGGATCTTCTCCTTCCGCAACGAGCATCACGCATGGGACCCAAAAAATCAGCGGCCGGAGATGTGGAAGCTTTACAATACCCAGCTTTATAAGGGGGAAAGTATGCGGGTGTTCCCGATTTCCAACTGGACGGAAAAGGATATCTGGCAATATATTCAGCAGGAAGAAATCGACATCGTACCGCTCTACTTTGCAAAGGAGCGCCCCGTTGTATACCGAGACGGCAACCTGATCATGGTGGACGACGACCGGATGAGATTGCTGCCAGGAGAAAAGCCGGAGCTCAAAAAAGTACGCTTCCGTACGCTGGGCTGCTATCCACTTACCGGGGGAGTGGAGTCCCATGCAGAGACGCTGGATGAGGTCATCACCGAAACTTTGGCGGCGGCGACAAGTGAGCGCACCAGCCGCGTGATTGACAAGGAAGCTGCAGGCAGCATGGAGCGCCGAAAGAGAGAGGGATATTTTTAA
- a CDS encoding 4Fe-4S dicluster domain-containing protein — translation MSIEILRESCIGCGKCTTVCPGTLIRLTADGKAHIKYPERCWGCTSCIKECPCEAICFYLGGDLNGLGGKLTVRREKQLLHWTVKKTDGKLETITVDGRDSNKY, via the coding sequence ATGAGTATTGAGATCCTGCGGGAAAGCTGTATCGGCTGTGGGAAGTGTACCACGGTATGCCCCGGAACTTTAATTCGATTGACGGCCGATGGCAAAGCGCATATAAAGTACCCTGAACGCTGTTGGGGCTGCACGTCCTGTATTAAGGAATGTCCCTGTGAAGCGATTTGCTTTTATCTCGGTGGGGATTTAAATGGTCTCGGAGGTAAGTTGACCGTTCGGCGTGAAAAACAGCTGCTTCACTGGACCGTGAAAAAAACTGACGGGAAGCTGGAGACCATTACGGTAGATGGCAGAGATTCCAATAAATATTAG
- a CDS encoding adenylyl-sulfate reductase subunit alpha — MFLKTEYLNTDFLIIGGGTAGCYSALTFCEHSAGSVLIAEKADIKRSGCLAAGVNAINAYIVPGKSPQDYVEYARVDAQEIVREDLLLTMAEGLNRTAKKLEKLGLTILKDEQGKYVTRGNRNIKINGENIKPILAEAVSEQEQITVLNRVNVFEYIVKDNRVLGAYGISVDEPILYVLSAKAVLCATGGASGLYKPNHPGFSRHKMWYPPFNTGAGYAMGIRAGAEMTTFEMRFIALRCKDTIAPTGTLAQGVGAKQINSRGEVYEQRYGITTSQRVHGTVTENLEGRGPCYLRTVGITKEQDQDLQKAYLNMAPSQTLRWLESGLTPSVQNVEIEGTEPYIVGGHTASGYWVDVCRETTIRGLFAAGDVAGGCPQKYVTGAFVEGEIAAKAALKYTQAPTGKRAVLEPTSGLDSAASPVGFLLDRKAIEVKKQWLEDFLNSKEMSPTSDNLEQQMQEVMDEYAGGISQSYRYDELSLKKAAAKIRELERQLVSLPAEDMQELVYILELRERLTLCKSVIAHLKARKETRWHTFAEHLDYPEKSDEWLKFVNSRQDKAGRLHILYRSLNPAPDKDSNKRLGKRPPKGADKEGSRDEY; from the coding sequence ATGTTTCTAAAGACAGAATACCTTAATACAGATTTTTTAATCATCGGCGGAGGTACGGCAGGATGCTACTCAGCACTGACCTTTTGCGAGCACTCGGCGGGAAGTGTGCTGATCGCTGAAAAGGCAGATATTAAACGGAGCGGATGCTTGGCTGCCGGTGTTAACGCCATCAATGCTTACATTGTTCCGGGGAAATCCCCTCAAGATTATGTGGAGTATGCCCGAGTGGATGCCCAGGAAATTGTGCGGGAGGATTTACTTCTTACCATGGCAGAAGGGCTTAATCGTACAGCGAAAAAATTGGAAAAGCTTGGCCTTACCATTCTAAAGGATGAACAGGGAAAATATGTAACCCGGGGAAACCGTAACATTAAAATCAACGGTGAAAACATCAAACCTATTCTGGCGGAGGCAGTTTCCGAACAAGAGCAGATTACGGTTTTAAACCGTGTTAATGTATTTGAGTACATCGTGAAAGACAACCGGGTTCTCGGTGCGTATGGTATAAGCGTGGATGAACCCATACTGTATGTCCTCTCGGCAAAGGCGGTGCTGTGCGCTACCGGCGGTGCTTCTGGGCTGTATAAGCCAAACCACCCCGGTTTTTCCCGGCATAAAATGTGGTATCCGCCCTTTAACACTGGAGCCGGTTATGCCATGGGCATTCGGGCGGGGGCAGAAATGACCACTTTTGAGATGCGATTTATTGCCTTAAGATGCAAGGATACCATTGCTCCCACAGGCACACTGGCCCAGGGGGTAGGCGCAAAACAGATTAACAGCAGAGGTGAGGTATATGAGCAGAGATATGGAATCACCACCTCCCAGCGGGTGCATGGGACGGTGACTGAAAACCTGGAAGGCCGAGGGCCCTGCTATCTCCGCACGGTGGGCATTACCAAGGAGCAGGACCAGGATTTGCAGAAGGCCTATCTTAACATGGCACCCAGCCAAACCCTGAGATGGCTGGAAAGCGGATTGACGCCCAGCGTACAAAATGTAGAAATTGAGGGCACTGAGCCCTATATCGTAGGAGGGCACACCGCCAGCGGATATTGGGTAGATGTCTGCCGGGAGACAACGATTAGAGGCTTGTTCGCAGCAGGGGATGTGGCAGGCGGCTGCCCACAGAAATATGTCACCGGTGCCTTTGTGGAAGGAGAGATCGCCGCCAAGGCCGCCTTAAAATATACGCAGGCGCCCACAGGTAAAAGGGCTGTTTTGGAGCCGACGAGTGGCTTAGATTCAGCGGCAAGCCCTGTCGGTTTCCTCCTGGACAGAAAGGCAATAGAAGTAAAAAAACAATGGCTGGAGGATTTCTTAAACAGTAAAGAGATGTCACCGACAAGCGATAACCTGGAGCAGCAGATGCAGGAGGTCATGGATGAATACGCCGGCGGCATCAGTCAGTCTTATCGTTACGATGAACTCTCACTGAAAAAGGCGGCAGCCAAAATTCGTGAGTTGGAACGTCAGCTGGTTTCTCTGCCAGCAGAAGACATGCAGGAACTGGTATATATATTGGAGCTCCGGGAACGCTTGACCTTATGCAAATCGGTGATTGCTCATCTGAAGGCACGGAAGGAAACCCGTTGGCATACCTTCGCCGAGCATCTGGACTATCCAGAAAAAAGTGATGAGTGGCTGAAATTTGTTAATTCCAGGCAGGATAAAGCAGGAAGGCTTCACATTCTTTACCGTTCGCTGAATCCGGCGCCAGATAAAGACTCCAATAAGAGGTTGGGGAAAAGGCCCCCTAAAGGAGCAGATAAGGAGGGCAGCAGAGATGAGTATTGA